One Picosynechococcus sp. PCC 7003 DNA segment encodes these proteins:
- a CDS encoding cytochrome P450 translates to MTSPNELPLPPGKFGLPVIGETIEFFTDRDFQKKRLAKYGDVFKTNIFTKPTVVMVGAEANEVLFRNENKYVKATWPKSTRILLGADSLATQEGGIHSSRRRIIFQAFQPRALESYIPTIEKITQRYLTQWEQKQEFAWYDELRKYTFDVASTLFIGKDGGAETPLANLFEEWVKGLFSLPINLPWTAFGKAMKCRRKLLRELEMIIGDRLKTYNADAEPTDALDLLIQAKDEDGNSLSIDELKDQILLLLFAGHETLTSSLVSFGLLVGQHRDVFEKIRAEQDALGINNGLDMATLQQMTYLDQVFKEVLRLVPPVGGGFREVINTFEYKNFQIPKGWAVQYQIVQTHKDEALYPDHEKFDPERFSPERLADKQKKFGFIPFGGGMRECIGKEFARLEAKILASMLARDYEWELLPDQDLSMQVIPTPLPKDGLQIRFYRREKSS, encoded by the coding sequence ATGACTTCCCCCAATGAACTGCCCTTACCTCCCGGAAAATTCGGTTTGCCTGTCATTGGCGAAACCATTGAATTTTTTACAGATCGTGATTTTCAAAAAAAGCGATTGGCGAAGTATGGTGATGTTTTTAAAACGAATATTTTCACCAAGCCGACAGTGGTAATGGTTGGGGCAGAAGCCAATGAGGTTTTATTCCGCAACGAGAATAAGTACGTCAAGGCAACCTGGCCAAAAAGTACGCGAATTCTTCTCGGTGCAGACTCCCTCGCCACCCAAGAAGGCGGTATTCATAGTTCCCGGCGGCGCATTATCTTTCAAGCATTTCAGCCCCGCGCCTTAGAAAGTTATATTCCCACCATCGAAAAAATCACCCAGCGCTATCTCACTCAATGGGAGCAAAAACAGGAATTTGCTTGGTACGACGAACTCCGCAAGTACACATTTGATGTCGCCAGTACCTTATTCATCGGCAAAGATGGCGGTGCGGAAACACCCTTAGCAAATCTGTTCGAGGAATGGGTTAAAGGATTATTTTCCCTACCCATCAATCTTCCCTGGACAGCCTTCGGTAAGGCGATGAAGTGTCGGCGAAAACTGCTGCGTGAGCTAGAAATGATCATTGGCGATCGCCTGAAGACCTACAATGCTGATGCAGAACCCACCGATGCCCTTGACCTATTGATTCAGGCAAAAGACGAAGACGGTAATTCCCTTTCGATTGATGAACTCAAAGATCAAATCCTGCTGCTATTATTTGCTGGTCACGAAACCCTTACTTCGTCTCTAGTTTCCTTTGGATTATTAGTCGGACAACACCGCGACGTTTTTGAAAAAATTCGTGCAGAACAAGACGCATTAGGCATTAATAATGGGTTGGATATGGCGACCCTCCAACAGATGACCTACCTAGATCAAGTTTTTAAAGAAGTCCTACGTCTTGTCCCACCAGTAGGCGGTGGCTTCCGGGAGGTAATTAACACCTTCGAATACAAAAATTTCCAAATTCCTAAAGGTTGGGCTGTACAGTACCAAATTGTCCAAACCCATAAGGACGAGGCCCTCTATCCCGACCACGAAAAATTTGACCCCGAGCGTTTTTCGCCAGAACGCCTTGCAGATAAACAGAAAAAGTTTGGCTTTATTCCCTTCGGTGGCGGTATGCGCGAATGTATTGGCAAAGAGTTTGCCCGTCTAGAAGCAAAAATTTTGGCATCAATGCTCGCCCGTGATTATGAGTGGGAATTATTGCCTGACCAAGATCTATCGATGCAAGTGATTCCGACGCCATTACCGAAAGATGGTTTACAGATACGCTTTTATCGGCGGGAAAAATCCTCATAA
- a CDS encoding HEPN domain-containing protein has product MKPETQKFIRKARESLKASQMLAAGEMYNFAGSRAYYTMFYIAEAFLWEQDMAFSSHAAVIAAFGRDIARKGLVPANFHRYLIDAQDKRTQGDYSIEDNAELSAEDVTKLIEQSQKFIEVAEEKLV; this is encoded by the coding sequence ATGAAACCTGAAACGCAGAAGTTCATCCGAAAAGCCCGCGAAAGCCTCAAGGCATCCCAAATGTTAGCAGCAGGTGAAATGTATAATTTTGCGGGTTCAAGAGCTTACTACACTATGTTTTATATTGCCGAAGCTTTTTTGTGGGAGCAGGACATGGCATTTTCCAGTCATGCTGCTGTGATCGCTGCATTTGGGCGTGATATTGCTCGCAAAGGATTAGTGCCAGCAAACTTTCATCGATATTTGATTGATGCCCAGGACAAAAGAACCCAAGGGGATTATTCGATTGAGGATAATGCTGAATTATCTGCGGAGGATGTAACCAAGCTGATTGAGCAAAGTCAAAAGTTTATTGAAGTTGCTGAAGAGAAATTAGTCTAA
- a CDS encoding nucleotidyltransferase domain-containing protein, translating into MTRQKLEVILQQVKSKLNELYEEQLESIILYGSQARGEAKMDSDIDILVVLKSAINPYAEIDRTSEFISQLCLDYDAVISRHFISAEAFTTQNSPFLHNIRQEGIVI; encoded by the coding sequence ATGACTAGACAAAAACTAGAAGTCATTCTTCAGCAGGTCAAATCAAAACTAAACGAACTGTATGAAGAACAGCTTGAATCAATTATTTTGTATGGTTCCCAAGCGAGAGGGGAAGCAAAAATGGACTCGGATATCGATATTCTAGTCGTCCTAAAGTCAGCGATAAATCCCTATGCTGAGATTGACAGAACAAGCGAATTTATCAGCCAGTTGTGTCTAGACTATGACGCAGTAATTTCTCGCCACTTTATTTCCGCCGAAGCTTTTACGACTCAAAATTCTCCGTTTCTCCACAATATTAGACAGGAAGGCATTGTGATATGA
- a CDS encoding recombinase family protein — protein sequence MAMVSYARVSSVGQSLDVQLDKLRHCDKIFKEKRSGVSNTRPRLKACIEYVRDGDTLVVTRLDRLARSTLHLCQLAKKLEKKGVNFQVLDQNIDTGDATGRLLFNMLGAIAQFETEIRAERQIDGIQKAKARGVQFGRKKQLTETQCKELRRKRQGGELIKTLMAEYHLSKASVYRYLNQESDV from the coding sequence ATGGCGATGGTCAGCTATGCAAGAGTCAGTTCTGTGGGACAGAGTCTTGATGTGCAACTCGATAAACTCCGGCATTGCGACAAAATCTTCAAGGAAAAGCGGAGTGGAGTGTCGAATACAAGACCCCGACTCAAGGCTTGTATTGAATACGTCCGAGACGGTGACACGCTTGTTGTTACTCGATTAGATCGATTGGCACGTTCGACACTCCACCTCTGTCAGCTGGCCAAGAAACTGGAAAAGAAGGGTGTGAACTTCCAGGTGCTTGACCAGAACATTGATACTGGAGATGCAACGGGACGACTTTTATTTAATATGCTGGGGGCGATTGCACAGTTTGAAACTGAAATCCGAGCTGAACGACAAATAGATGGAATCCAGAAGGCAAAAGCTCGCGGTGTTCAGTTTGGTCGCAAAAAGCAGCTTACAGAGACTCAATGTAAAGAGTTAAGGCGCAAGCGACAAGGGGGTGAACTCATCAAAACTTTGATGGCAGAATATCATCTCTCAAAAGCCAGTGTGTATCGATATCTCAACCAAGAGTCAGATGTTTAA
- a CDS encoding plasmid pRiA4b ORF-3 family protein: MNGSSAPSIIQLKAVISGISPMIWRRFLVTADTTIAQLHYILQIAFGWTDEYLHRFVIHAKPYGIHHIGGEWFSDDANTVTLLDLGLRVREKFLYEYNFFDNWQVQLRVEKITEFEAEQTYPVCIEGKRNGPIEDCGGAWAFQELRQEFSEASVAYRMAKILVNDEITQRRGELRQLSYWLLLDRLDLRKLNQRLQQSPLSEDPAFREEIIFIDT; this comes from the coding sequence ATGAATGGCAGCTCAGCCCCAAGTATTATTCAGTTAAAAGCCGTCATTTCGGGAATTAGCCCCATGATTTGGCGTCGTTTTCTGGTCACTGCAGATACGACCATTGCTCAGCTGCATTACATTCTTCAGATCGCCTTTGGCTGGACTGATGAGTATTTACATCGCTTTGTCATCCATGCTAAGCCCTACGGTATTCATCACATTGGGGGTGAGTGGTTTAGTGATGACGCCAATACTGTAACGCTGTTAGATCTAGGCTTACGAGTCCGAGAAAAATTTCTCTATGAATACAATTTCTTTGATAATTGGCAGGTGCAACTGCGGGTTGAAAAGATTACTGAATTCGAGGCTGAGCAGACTTATCCAGTTTGTATCGAAGGCAAACGGAATGGCCCGATTGAAGATTGTGGCGGGGCTTGGGCCTTTCAGGAACTCAGGCAGGAGTTCTCTGAAGCGTCGGTAGCCTATCGAATGGCTAAAATCCTTGTGAATGATGAGATTACGCAACGTCGAGGTGAACTTCGACAACTGAGTTATTGGCTGCTATTGGACAGACTTGATCTCCGAAAACTCAATCAACGCTTGCAGCAGAGTCCCTTGAGCGAAGATCCAGCTTTTCGAGAGGAGATTATTTTCATAGACACATGA